One genomic region from Antedon mediterranea chromosome 3, ecAntMedi1.1, whole genome shotgun sequence encodes:
- the LOC140043438 gene encoding phospholipid phosphatase 1-like, whose amino-acid sequence MDSISGIKLKFKIPLDIFIAVLVVLPAAILNLSATPYQRGFYCDDHSVRYPYKPDTISSTVLVVVGGLVPIISIIIWERILFVKYQSHGSSCQTKYLYDTVSISPTLKLNGYFVALYKYVGGFMFGGFINQSLTDSSKFIIGRLRPHFLSACAIEYAKYCPQGYNTFMYIENINCTGDGNLSEHKLRDARLSFPSGHASFAFYAFIFLVIYLHFKMDWYSLLRSILQTISFTLAWLTALSRVSDYKHHAGDVIGGGLLGTAVALLTALYICGLMDVYKRSCIIENRIISSVVAPPRPQDYGTIEIESRSTAVNVES is encoded by the exons ATGGATAGCATCAGCGGTATAAAGCTGAAGTTTAAGATCCCTCTAGACATCTTTATTGCAGTTTTAG TTGTTCTTCCTGCAGCCATTCTCAACTTATCTGCTACACCATATCAACGTGGCTTCTACTGCGATGATCATAGTGTGCGCTATCCGTACAAGCCAGATACAATTTCTTCAACGGTGTTAGTTGTCGTCGGTGGACTCGTACCTATAATATCA ATTATAATATGGGAAagaattttatttgtaaaataccAGTCTCATGGATCCAGTTGCCAAACCAAATATCTATATGATACTGTGAGCATTAGCCCAACATTAAAATTGAATGGCTACTTTGTCGCCCTCTACAAATACGTAGGCGGCTTTATGTTTGGCGGGTTCATTAATCAGTCCTTAACAGACTCTTCCAAGTTTATCATTGGACGTCTACGACCTCATTTTCTTAGCGCATGTGCTATAGAATATGCTAAGTATTGCCCTCAAGGGTACAATACTTTTATGTACATTGAAAACATAAATTGCACTGGAGATGGTAACTTATCGGAGCATAAATTGAGAGATGCAAG attATCCTTCCCATCAGGCCATGCATCATTTGCATTTTATGCATTTATATTCCTTGTG ATTtatctacattttaaaatggacTGGTATTCTTTATTAAGAAGCATACTACAAACTATTTCATTCACACTGGCTTGGTTAACAGCACTCTCTAGAGTATCAGACTACAAGCATCATGCTGGTGATGTGATAGGGGGCGGTCTACTTGGTACGGCCGTAGCATTACTCACA gCTTTGTACATATGCGGTCTTATGGATGTATACAAGCGCTCATGTATAATAGAAAACAGAATTATAAGCTCTGTTGTTGCACCACCTAGACCACAAGATTATGGTACGATAGAGATAGAAAGCAGAAGTACTGCAGTAAATGTTGAGTCTTGA
- the LOC140044653 gene encoding uncharacterized protein — MDYYNAGNIDLVSFKQGQQDLLNMSECSDDAAAILPASGQRKPSSKREPLRRMNSGGRLRNVKKAWGDLKSKIKIPGKGTKHSKWNVPQHTKTPECPPQVLRTPRSMTKQRLLDIAYSPDFFRTPEHCRIYRSSKTPGTEQSEFLRRSVRIANRTPTPSSVKSRRRSVKPRRIEATKDLNQEVNDVVRMTRTMTTMSSAVDCYKGMAQGLRDSIEKNEISSVQDTSADGTDKKEAKGRKKKQNTPPKAK; from the exons ATGGACTATTACAACGCAGGAAATATTGATTTAGTTTCTTTCAAACAAGGACAACAAGATCTTCTCAATATGTCAGAATGTTCAGACGACGCTGCTGCAATTTTACCTGCATCTGGCCAGAGAAAACCGTCTTCAAAACGAGAACCCCTCAGACGAATGAACTCGGGCGGTAGGCTTAGAAACGTTAAGAAGGCATGGGGCGATCTTAAATCG aaaattaaaattcCGGGAAAAGGAACAAAGCACTCAAAATGGAATGTTCCTCAACACACCAAAACACCTGAATGTCCCCCACAAGTACTCAGAACGCCAAGGTCGATGACAAAGCAACGATTGTTAGACATAGCATACAGTCCAGACTTCTTCAGGACTCCGGAGCATTGTAGAATCTATCGTAGTTCAAAAACACCAGGAACCGAACAAAGCGAATTCCTGCGGAGATCAGTTCGTATTGCAAACCGAACCCCAACACCATCTTCTGTAAAGTCACGGAGAAGAAGCGTGAAACCGAGAAG aATTGAAGCCACGAAAGATTTGAACCAGGAAGTGAATGATGTAGTTCGAATGACACGCACCATGACAACCATGTCGTCTGCTGTTGATTGCTATAAAGGAATGGCACAGGGATTGCGTGATTCCATCGAGAAAAATGAAat ctCATCTGTTCAAGATACAAGTGCTGATGGAACAGACAAAAAGGAGGCCAAAGGAAGAAAGAAGAAGCAAAACACTCCACCAAAGGCCAAATAA